A window of the Streptomyces sp. Ag109_O5-10 genome harbors these coding sequences:
- a CDS encoding DUF1996 domain-containing protein codes for MGRNIRKRRSPLTVKVVAASAAVALGGGGLLYAQMNASAHESNNSAQNYTKAASATVATISCPDVGQKLTNVPDKAKMGVARELANLDKQITEAYSRLASTRQAQANDANFVQNAIVGPLKEKRAATIDRIRIDITRVGGQFNNALSQLAACTTQTANQTTAGQGNNNGGQNNGGQNNGGQNNNNGNNGQASAAPSASASTPVDVGAGGQAGNGPSAADFVDITKVAPNVLAKPQNTGQASTGSFTTRCGTNQNKNHNTDNVIVAPGVTNGAHHEHDYVGNQKVNAFSTNDSLLAAPSSCQNQSDLSAYYWPVVREQDGSQEFDANALGGGKEGNVGKIITPVKAQIKYVGSPASKVVAMPQFLRIITGDAKTTTNGLANANAHWSCTGFENKVQLTQQYPICPQGSQVVRTFAFQSCWDGVNIDSANHRTHVAFADPASGVCPNGFKAIPQLTMRLVYNLAQPSIVNGQVKNAYAVDGFPEQLHKAATDHDDFISVTKNNLAAKIANCVNSGRKCQ; via the coding sequence ATGGGACGCAACATACGCAAACGCCGTTCGCCGCTGACCGTCAAGGTCGTAGCCGCATCGGCGGCTGTCGCACTCGGCGGGGGCGGGCTGCTCTATGCGCAGATGAACGCTTCGGCTCACGAGTCGAACAACTCGGCGCAGAACTACACCAAGGCCGCCTCCGCGACGGTGGCGACCATCTCCTGCCCGGACGTCGGCCAGAAGCTGACGAACGTGCCGGACAAGGCCAAGATGGGGGTGGCGAGGGAGCTGGCGAACCTCGACAAGCAGATCACCGAGGCCTACTCCCGGCTCGCCTCCACGCGCCAGGCGCAGGCGAACGACGCCAACTTCGTGCAGAACGCGATCGTCGGCCCCCTGAAGGAGAAGCGGGCGGCCACGATCGACCGGATCAGGATCGACATCACGCGGGTCGGCGGCCAGTTCAACAACGCGCTGTCGCAGCTCGCCGCCTGCACCACGCAGACCGCCAACCAGACCACCGCCGGACAGGGCAACAACAACGGTGGCCAGAACAACGGTGGTCAGAACAACGGCGGCCAGAACAACAACAACGGGAACAACGGCCAGGCCAGCGCCGCCCCCAGCGCCAGCGCCAGCACCCCGGTCGACGTCGGCGCCGGCGGCCAGGCGGGCAACGGCCCCTCCGCGGCCGACTTCGTGGACATCACGAAGGTCGCGCCGAACGTCCTGGCCAAGCCGCAGAACACCGGCCAGGCCTCGACGGGTTCCTTCACCACCCGTTGCGGTACGAACCAGAACAAGAACCACAACACCGACAACGTCATCGTGGCGCCCGGCGTGACCAACGGCGCGCACCACGAGCACGACTACGTCGGCAACCAGAAGGTCAACGCGTTCTCCACGAACGACTCGCTGCTGGCCGCCCCCTCCAGCTGCCAGAACCAGAGTGACCTCTCGGCGTACTACTGGCCGGTCGTGCGTGAGCAGGACGGTTCGCAGGAGTTCGACGCGAACGCGCTCGGCGGTGGCAAGGAAGGCAACGTCGGCAAGATCATCACGCCGGTCAAGGCGCAGATCAAGTACGTCGGCAGCCCGGCCAGCAAGGTCGTCGCGATGCCCCAGTTCCTGCGCATCATCACCGGTGACGCCAAGACCACGACCAACGGTCTGGCCAACGCCAACGCGCACTGGAGCTGCACCGGCTTCGAGAACAAGGTCCAGCTGACCCAGCAGTACCCGATCTGCCCGCAGGGCAGCCAGGTGGTGCGGACGTTCGCCTTCCAGAGCTGCTGGGACGGCGTGAACATCGACAGCGCCAACCACCGTACGCACGTGGCCTTCGCGGACCCGGCGAGCGGTGTCTGCCCGAACGGCTTCAAGGCGATCCCGCAGCTGACCATGCGCCTGGTGTACAACCTGGCCCAGCCGAGCATCGTGAACGGCCAGGTCAAGAACGCCTACGCGGTGGACGGCTTCCCGGAGCAGCTGCACAAGGCCGCGACCGACCACGACGACTTCATCAGCGTCACCAAGAACAACCTGGCGGCGAAGATCGCCAACTGCGTCAACAGCGGCCGCAAGTGCCAGTGA
- a CDS encoding response regulator transcription factor has protein sequence MRVVLAEDLFLLRDGLVRLLEAYGFEIAAAVESGPELDRALAELEPDVAVVDVRLPPTHTDEGLQCALRARRARPGLPVLVLSQHVEQLYARELLADGSGAVGYLLKDRVFDADQFVDAVRRVAAGGTAMDPQVIQQLLSRRADDRPLGGLTPRELEVLELMAQGRSNAAIAGQLVVTERAIAKHTSNIFTKLGLEVSDDDNRRVLAVLAYLDRDR, from the coding sequence GTGCGCGTTGTCCTAGCCGAGGACCTGTTCCTGCTCCGCGACGGGCTGGTCCGGCTGCTGGAGGCCTACGGCTTCGAGATCGCCGCCGCCGTCGAATCCGGTCCCGAACTCGACCGTGCGCTGGCCGAGTTGGAGCCGGATGTGGCCGTGGTCGACGTACGGCTGCCCCCCACGCACACCGACGAGGGGCTCCAGTGCGCGCTCCGGGCGCGGCGGGCGCGGCCGGGACTGCCGGTGCTGGTGCTCTCCCAGCACGTGGAGCAGCTGTACGCGCGCGAGCTGCTGGCCGACGGCAGCGGCGCGGTGGGGTACCTGCTGAAGGACCGGGTGTTCGACGCGGACCAGTTCGTGGACGCCGTACGGCGGGTCGCGGCGGGCGGAACGGCCATGGACCCGCAGGTGATCCAGCAGCTGCTGTCCCGGCGGGCCGACGACCGGCCGCTGGGGGGCTTGACACCGCGGGAGCTGGAGGTCCTGGAGCTGATGGCACAGGGCAGGTCGAACGCGGCGATCGCCGGGCAGCTCGTCGTCACGGAACGGGCCATCGCCAAGCACACCTCCAACATCTTCACCAAACTGGGACTCGAGGTGTCGGACGACGACAATCGGCGCGTCCTCGCCGTGCTCGCGTATCTGGACCGCGACCGCTGA
- a CDS encoding sensor histidine kinase, with protein MTTNTDSGGFRARARETLLAAVRGLVLAMVILPVSVLCFALTAVSVALIPIGVGIVTTPWILGGVRDVADVRRRLAYEWCGVRIRSAYRTLPADANPWARTFGMLRDPQVGRDVLWLFVDMTAGFLTALLPAVLLFYPFEGFALAAGLWRAVANGETYWYGFVPVDGQATAFAAAALGAVVLVGAFRYTPALLTAHFRLTRAVLDPGKGELVERVRVLTETRRDAVDASAAELRRIERDLHDGAQARLVAMGMDLGTIEMLLDKDPDKARQLLAQTRQASVEALGELRDLVRGIHPPVLAERGLGDAVRALALRLPVPTEVTVELPGRADAPVESAAYFAVSEVLTNAVKHSGADRIWVDLHHVPDGGGMLRISVTDHGRGGAAVGAGSGLAGVERRLGTFDGVLAVSSPAGGPTMVTMEIPCALS; from the coding sequence ATGACGACGAACACAGACAGCGGGGGCTTTCGGGCCAGGGCCCGGGAGACCTTGCTCGCCGCCGTGCGCGGGCTGGTGCTGGCGATGGTGATCCTGCCGGTCTCGGTGCTCTGCTTCGCGCTGACCGCGGTGTCGGTCGCGCTCATCCCGATCGGGGTCGGCATCGTCACGACGCCGTGGATCCTGGGCGGGGTCCGGGACGTCGCGGACGTGCGGCGGCGGCTCGCGTACGAGTGGTGCGGGGTGCGGATCCGGTCGGCGTACCGGACGCTCCCGGCGGACGCCAACCCGTGGGCCAGGACCTTCGGGATGCTGCGGGACCCGCAGGTCGGGCGGGACGTGCTCTGGCTGTTCGTCGACATGACGGCCGGGTTCCTGACCGCGCTGCTGCCGGCGGTGCTGCTGTTCTACCCGTTCGAGGGGTTCGCGCTGGCGGCCGGGCTGTGGCGGGCGGTCGCGAACGGCGAGACCTACTGGTACGGCTTCGTGCCGGTCGACGGACAGGCCACCGCCTTCGCCGCCGCCGCGCTCGGCGCCGTCGTCCTCGTCGGCGCCTTCCGCTACACCCCCGCCCTGCTGACCGCCCACTTCCGCCTCACCCGCGCCGTCCTCGACCCCGGGAAGGGCGAACTCGTCGAGCGGGTACGGGTGCTGACCGAGACCCGCAGGGACGCGGTGGACGCCTCGGCGGCCGAGCTGCGCCGGATCGAGCGGGACCTGCACGACGGGGCGCAGGCCCGGCTGGTCGCCATGGGCATGGACCTCGGGACGATCGAGATGCTCCTGGACAAGGACCCGGACAAGGCGAGGCAGTTGCTCGCACAGACCCGGCAGGCGTCCGTGGAGGCGCTGGGCGAGCTGCGGGACCTGGTCCGGGGCATCCACCCGCCGGTGCTGGCCGAGCGCGGGCTCGGGGACGCCGTACGGGCGCTGGCGCTGCGGCTGCCGGTGCCGACCGAGGTGACGGTGGAGCTGCCGGGGCGGGCGGACGCGCCGGTGGAGTCGGCCGCGTACTTCGCGGTGAGCGAGGTGCTGACCAACGCGGTGAAGCACTCCGGGGCCGACCGAATCTGGGTGGACCTGCACCACGTGCCGGACGGCGGCGGCATGCTGCGGATCTCGGTCACCGACCACGGCCGGGGCGGCGCGGCGGTCGGGGCCGGGTCGGGGCTGGCCGGGGTGGAGCGGCGGCTGGGTACATTCGACGGCGTCCTGGCCGTCAGCAGCCCCGCGGGCGGTCCCACCATGGTCACGATGGAGATTCCGTGCGCGTTGTCCTAG
- a CDS encoding SDR family oxidoreductase yields MRLLVLGGTEFVGRAVVEAALGRGWEVTVFHRGTRRPPAGVRSLHGDRTAPDGLAALADGTEWDAVVDTWSAAPRAVRATARLLRGRTGRYTYVSSCSVYAWPRPAGYTEDTPLVTGAAADAEATAYPQDKVGGELAAVESFGADGSVLVRAGLILGPYENVGRLPWWLSRIARGGPVLAPGPRDLPVQFVDARDLAEWTLGAVEQGLSGPYNLVSPPGHATMGELLEACLRSTGSDAELRWTDAETVLAAGIEPWTQLPVWVPAGSELHDGVHGLDVSRTVATGLRCRPVGATVADTWGWLRGLDGAAPVRAGIGLDPAVEARVLGASLEGP; encoded by the coding sequence ATGAGGCTTCTGGTGCTGGGTGGTACGGAGTTCGTGGGGCGGGCGGTCGTCGAGGCGGCGCTCGGGCGCGGCTGGGAGGTGACCGTCTTCCACCGGGGCACCCGCCGGCCCCCGGCCGGGGTGCGGTCGCTGCACGGCGACCGCACCGCACCCGACGGCCTCGCCGCGCTCGCGGACGGCACCGAGTGGGACGCGGTCGTGGACACCTGGTCGGCCGCGCCCCGGGCGGTGCGGGCGACCGCGCGGCTGCTCCGGGGCCGGACCGGACGGTATACGTACGTGTCGAGCTGCTCGGTGTACGCCTGGCCGCGCCCGGCCGGGTACACCGAGGACACCCCCCTGGTGACGGGGGCCGCGGCGGACGCGGAGGCGACCGCGTACCCGCAGGACAAGGTGGGCGGTGAGCTGGCCGCCGTGGAGTCCTTCGGCGCGGACGGCTCGGTGCTGGTGCGGGCCGGGCTGATCCTCGGACCGTACGAGAACGTGGGCCGGCTGCCCTGGTGGCTGAGCCGGATCGCCCGGGGCGGCCCGGTGCTGGCCCCCGGTCCGCGCGATCTGCCCGTGCAGTTCGTGGACGCCCGCGACCTCGCCGAGTGGACCCTCGGGGCGGTGGAGCAGGGCCTGTCCGGGCCGTACAACCTGGTGAGCCCGCCGGGGCACGCCACGATGGGCGAACTCCTCGAGGCGTGCCTGCGGAGCACCGGCTCGGACGCGGAGCTGCGGTGGACCGATGCGGAGACGGTCCTGGCGGCCGGGATCGAACCCTGGACGCAGCTGCCGGTGTGGGTGCCGGCGGGCAGCGAGCTGCACGACGGTGTGCACGGGCTGGACGTGTCGCGGACGGTCGCGACGGGACTGCGGTGCCGGCCGGTGGGGGCGACGGTGGCCGACACGTGGGGGTGGCTGCGGGGCCTCGACGGTGCGGCGCCGGTGCGGGCGGGGATCGGGCTCGACCCCGCTGTCGAGGCGCGGGTGCTCGGCGCTTCGCTGGAGGGACCGTGA
- a CDS encoding winged helix-turn-helix domain-containing protein produces the protein MATTRSLSPSSALGASSPGRHRLRAVDRDEVVDMTELLPPGATWLPAPQHALPTLPGQPPMIGYLVLVPADQQPPFLPVAVPDPQEPAAEPAAGPRPLVTVDTVERTAQVDGRELDLTYLEFELLAHLVAHPNRVHTRDQLVTTVWGYGHVGDGRTVDVHVARLRRKLGAEHRRAIQTVRRVGYKYTPPTGR, from the coding sequence ATGGCGACCACTCGTTCTCTCTCCCCCTCCTCCGCCCTCGGCGCCTCCTCGCCCGGCCGTCACCGGCTGCGTGCCGTCGACCGGGACGAGGTCGTGGACATGACGGAGCTGCTGCCGCCGGGCGCCACCTGGCTGCCCGCTCCGCAGCACGCCCTGCCCACCCTGCCGGGCCAGCCGCCGATGATCGGCTACCTGGTGCTGGTCCCCGCGGACCAGCAGCCGCCCTTCCTGCCGGTCGCCGTACCCGACCCGCAGGAGCCGGCCGCGGAGCCCGCCGCCGGCCCCCGGCCGCTCGTCACCGTGGACACCGTGGAGCGCACCGCCCAGGTCGACGGGCGTGAACTCGACCTCACCTACCTGGAGTTCGAGCTGCTCGCCCATCTGGTGGCGCACCCGAACCGGGTGCACACCCGCGACCAGCTGGTCACCACGGTCTGGGGCTACGGCCACGTCGGCGACGGCCGCACGGTCGACGTCCATGTCGCGCGGCTGCGCCGCAAGCTCGGCGCGGAGCACCGCCGGGCGATCCAGACGGTCCGCCGGGTGGGATACAAGTACACCCCGCCGACGGGCCGCTGA
- the glnII gene encoding glutamine synthetase: protein MTFKAEYIWIDGTEPTAKLRSKTKIIAGAPAGLDALPIWGFDGSSTNQAEGHSSDRVLKPVFTCPDPIRGGDDVLVLCEVLDIDFTPHSSNTRAALVEVAEKFAAQEPIFGIEQEYTFFDGSRPLGFPEGGFPAPQGGYYCGVGADEIFGREIVEAHLDNCLKAGLAISGINAEVMPGQWEFQVGPVSPLEVSDHLWVARWLLYRTAEDFGVSATLDPKPVKGDWNGAGAHTNFSTKAMREGYDAIITACESLGEGSKPLDHVKNYGAGIDDRLTGLHETAPWDKYSYGVSNRGASVRIPWQVEKDGKGYIEDRRPNANVDPYVVTRLIVDTCCTALDKAGQV, encoded by the coding sequence GTGACCTTCAAGGCTGAGTACATCTGGATCGACGGCACCGAGCCGACGGCCAAGCTGCGTTCGAAGACGAAGATCATCGCGGGCGCCCCCGCCGGTCTCGACGCGCTGCCGATCTGGGGCTTCGACGGGTCCTCCACGAACCAGGCCGAGGGGCACTCCTCGGACCGTGTGCTGAAGCCGGTCTTCACCTGTCCGGACCCGATCCGCGGCGGCGACGACGTCCTCGTCCTGTGCGAGGTCCTGGACATCGACTTCACCCCGCACTCCTCCAACACGCGTGCCGCGCTGGTCGAGGTCGCCGAGAAGTTCGCCGCGCAGGAGCCGATCTTCGGCATCGAGCAGGAGTACACCTTCTTCGACGGCTCCCGTCCGCTGGGTTTCCCCGAGGGCGGCTTCCCGGCCCCCCAGGGCGGCTACTACTGCGGTGTCGGCGCGGACGAGATCTTCGGCCGCGAGATCGTCGAGGCGCACCTGGACAACTGCCTTAAGGCGGGCCTCGCGATCTCCGGCATCAACGCCGAGGTCATGCCCGGCCAGTGGGAGTTCCAGGTCGGCCCGGTCTCCCCGCTGGAGGTCTCCGACCACCTGTGGGTGGCCCGCTGGCTGCTCTACCGCACCGCCGAGGACTTCGGCGTCTCCGCCACCCTCGACCCGAAGCCGGTCAAGGGCGACTGGAACGGCGCCGGCGCGCACACCAACTTCTCCACCAAGGCGATGCGCGAGGGCTACGACGCGATCATCACCGCGTGCGAGTCGCTCGGCGAGGGCTCCAAGCCGCTCGACCACGTCAAGAACTACGGCGCGGGCATCGACGACCGCCTGACCGGTCTGCACGAGACCGCCCCGTGGGACAAGTACTCCTACGGCGTCTCCAACCGCGGTGCCTCGGTCCGTATCCCGTGGCAGGTCGAGAAGGACGGCAAGGGCTACATCGAGGACCGCCGTCCGAACGCCAACGTCGACCCGTACGTCGTGACCCGGCTGATCGTCGACACCTGCTGCACCGCCCTGGACAAGGCCGGCCAGGTCTGA
- a CDS encoding arsenate reductase family protein, with amino-acid sequence MEIWINPACSKCRSAIGLLDAEGADYTVRRYLEDVPTEDEIRAVLERLGLEPWDITRTQEAVAKELGLKEWPRDAGARERWITALAEHPRLIQRPIITADDGTAVVARTDEAVQEALVRSKS; translated from the coding sequence ATGGAGATCTGGATCAATCCCGCCTGCTCGAAGTGCCGCAGCGCGATCGGCCTGCTCGATGCCGAAGGGGCGGACTACACCGTCCGCCGCTACCTGGAGGACGTACCGACCGAGGACGAGATCAGGGCGGTACTGGAACGACTCGGCCTCGAACCGTGGGACATCACCCGCACCCAGGAGGCGGTCGCCAAGGAGCTGGGACTGAAGGAGTGGCCGCGCGACGCGGGCGCGCGCGAGCGGTGGATCACGGCCCTCGCCGAGCACCCCCGGCTCATCCAGCGCCCGATCATCACCGCCGACGACGGCACGGCGGTGGTCGCCCGCACCGACGAGGCCGTACAGGAAGCACTGGTCAGAAGCAAGAGCTGA
- a CDS encoding winged helix DNA-binding domain-containing protein, with protein MSGGRRHIGVAERRARLALRHRLAGAARATTPEEVAEALVALHGSDPATVYLAVGARLADAVKTVPETERALYEDRALVRMHGMRHTVFVFPAELTAVVHASTGLTVAARERAALLKDMARAGAPDAAWLAEVESATLAELARLGQATASELTAAEPRLREQFPYAAGKSYEGVHTVSSRLLRVLGVEGKVVRGRPLGSWTSSQFRWAAAPDHPELDPAEAQATLLNRWLHACGPATEADLKWWTGWRVTEVRRALTAIGAEPVTLDEDETGYVTAGDLPAVTAPSRPWAALLPALDPTAMAWQRRDWYLPPELRPLLFDRSGNVGPTVWWNGLVVGGWAQRRDGEIVWRIPEPGIRREAEQAVAAEAERLRGWAGAAKVTPRFRTPLERELSG; from the coding sequence ATGAGCGGCGGGCGGCGGCACATCGGGGTGGCGGAGCGGCGGGCCCGGCTGGCGTTGCGCCACCGGCTGGCGGGCGCGGCGCGGGCGACGACGCCGGAGGAGGTCGCCGAGGCGCTGGTGGCGCTGCACGGCTCGGATCCGGCGACGGTGTACCTGGCGGTGGGGGCACGGCTGGCCGACGCGGTGAAGACCGTGCCGGAGACGGAGCGGGCCCTGTACGAGGACCGCGCCCTGGTGCGGATGCACGGCATGCGGCACACGGTGTTCGTCTTCCCCGCGGAGCTCACGGCGGTGGTCCACGCCTCCACGGGCCTGACGGTGGCCGCGCGCGAACGCGCCGCGCTGCTGAAGGACATGGCGCGGGCCGGTGCCCCGGACGCGGCCTGGCTCGCGGAGGTCGAGTCCGCGACGCTGGCCGAGCTGGCCCGGCTCGGCCAGGCGACGGCGTCGGAACTGACGGCCGCCGAGCCACGCCTGCGCGAGCAGTTCCCGTACGCCGCCGGCAAGAGTTACGAGGGCGTCCACACCGTCTCGTCGCGCCTGCTGAGGGTCCTGGGCGTGGAGGGCAAGGTGGTGCGGGGCCGCCCGCTGGGTTCCTGGACGTCGAGCCAGTTCCGCTGGGCGGCGGCGCCGGACCATCCGGAGCTGGACCCGGCCGAGGCCCAGGCGACCCTGCTGAACCGCTGGCTGCACGCCTGCGGCCCGGCCACGGAGGCGGACCTCAAGTGGTGGACGGGGTGGCGGGTGACCGAGGTCCGCCGGGCGCTGACCGCGATCGGAGCGGAGCCGGTGACCCTGGACGAGGACGAGACGGGGTACGTGACGGCCGGCGACCTGCCGGCGGTCACCGCGCCGTCCCGCCCCTGGGCGGCCCTGCTCCCCGCTCTCGACCCGACGGCCATGGCATGGCAGCGGCGGGACTGGTACCTGCCGCCGGAGCTGCGGCCACTGCTCTTCGACAGAAGCGGCAACGTGGGACCGACGGTGTGGTGGAACGGGCTGGTGGTGGGCGGCTGGGCGCAGCGCCGGGACGGCGAGATCGTCTGGCGGATCCCCGAGCCGGGCATCCGGAGAGAGGCGGAGCAGGCGGTCGCGGCGGAGGCGGAACGGCTGCGGGGCTGGGCGGGAGCCGCCAAGGTGACGCCACGGTTCCGGACGCCACTGGAACGGGAGCTGAGCGGGTGA
- the htpX gene encoding zinc metalloprotease HtpX, whose protein sequence is MQSRFRSDRRLTVRMTVTLFLLGLLYVGFVAALIVLLKSWLLVVVLVGAMFVAQFWFSDRIAMFAMRGRVVEREEYPELHAVVDRLCAIADMPKPVVAVSEMDMPNAFATGRNPDHAVVCVTTGLLRRLEPAELEGVLAHELSHVAHKDVAVITVASFLGVIAGLIVRFAFYSQLFGGGRRDQNTAAVFAAIIGVSAAVYAISFLLIRALSRYRELAADRAAAHLTGRPSALASALTKVSGDIARIPTKDLRTAQAFNAFYFTPATGKEPGIERFFSTHPPLEQRLEQLGRISAELGEAATPGKAG, encoded by the coding sequence ATGCAGAGCCGCTTCCGGAGCGACCGCCGGCTGACCGTACGGATGACGGTCACGCTGTTCCTGCTCGGGCTGTTGTACGTCGGCTTCGTTGCCGCGTTGATCGTGTTGCTGAAGTCGTGGCTGCTGGTCGTCGTGCTGGTGGGCGCGATGTTCGTGGCGCAGTTCTGGTTCTCCGACCGGATCGCGATGTTCGCCATGCGCGGGCGGGTCGTGGAGCGGGAGGAGTACCCGGAGCTGCACGCCGTGGTGGACCGGCTGTGCGCCATCGCGGACATGCCGAAACCGGTCGTCGCCGTCTCCGAGATGGACATGCCGAACGCGTTCGCGACCGGGCGGAACCCCGACCACGCCGTGGTGTGCGTGACCACGGGGCTGCTGCGGCGGCTGGAGCCCGCCGAGCTGGAGGGCGTGCTCGCGCACGAGCTGTCGCACGTGGCGCACAAGGACGTCGCCGTGATCACGGTCGCGTCCTTCCTGGGGGTCATCGCCGGGCTCATCGTGCGGTTCGCGTTCTACTCGCAGCTCTTCGGCGGAGGCCGGCGGGACCAGAACACCGCCGCGGTGTTCGCCGCGATCATCGGGGTCTCCGCGGCCGTGTACGCGATCAGCTTCCTGCTGATCAGGGCGCTGTCCCGGTACCGGGAGCTGGCCGCCGACCGGGCCGCCGCCCACCTCACCGGCCGGCCCTCCGCGCTGGCGTCGGCACTGACCAAGGTCTCCGGTGACATCGCCCGGATCCCGACCAAGGACCTGCGCACGGCCCAGGCCTTCAACGCGTTCTACTTCACCCCGGCGACCGGCAAGGAGCCCGGCATCGAGCGCTTCTTCTCCACCCACCCGCCCCTGGAGCAGCGCCTTGAGCAGCTGGGGCGGATCTCGGCGGAGCTGGGTGAGGCGGCGACGCCCGGAAAGGCCGGGTGA